The region CCAGTGGAACTGGCGGACGTGGTCGTGGAAACGGCGGAGCAGTTCCGCACCATCGCGGAGACGAGGGGGATCGAGCTCTCCCTCGACGCGATCGAGCCCGCGTTGCTCGAGGGCGACCGCTCACAGCTTCGCCGAATGGTGTCGAACCTTCTCGACAACGCGATCAAGTACACCGAGCCCGATGGACGCGTCAGAATGGCGGTGGAACAGAACGATGGCTTTCTCCGGTTTTCGGTAACCGACACCGGTCGCGGCATTCCCCATGAGGACCTTCCTCGCATCTTCGAGCGCTTCTACCGCGCGGATCCGTCGCGTTCGCGCCGAAGCGGAGGGGCGGGTCTCGGCCTCGCCATCGTCGCCCGCATCGTGGAGTACCATGGTGGAAGAGTCACGGTCCAGAGCGAGCTCGGAAGGGGCTCTTCCTTCCTTGTCGAGCTACCCTCGAAGCGAAATGGCCAGCGAAGAGGTCGTTCCCGATCGCCTCTTTTGATTCTCGCAGCGTTGGTGGCGCTTCCCTCTTGTCGGGACGTGTTCACGTCTCGCCCGGCATCGAGTCGACCGGTCGGGCGCATCGAGGGAACCGTCCGGCTCGTCGGAGGCGACTTTCCACCGCCAACCCGCATCGAGAACACCACCGACCCCGAAGTCTGCGGCCGGGAGCACACCCTCGATGACGCCGTGGTCTCACCGGAGAACCATGGCGTTCGATATGCGATCGTTGCCATGCTCGACGTTCCCGCAAACGCAATCCCTCCCTTCGAGTCCTCGACTCTGACGATCGACAACATCGACTGCCGCTTCTCGCCTCACGCCGGTGTGGTCAGAGCCGGAAGCTCTATCGAAGCGCGCAACAGCGACCCCATACTCCACACGACGCACCTCTACGGACCCGCCGAAGTAAACATCTCGCTCCCCATGGAGGGAGCCGCGGGTGTCAGGCGACTCGAAAAGGCGGGGCTTTACGCCGTCCGGTGTGACGTCCACGGCTGGATGAAGGCGGCCATTCGAGTCGATCCTCATCCGTTTCACGCCGTAACCGACGAGAACGGAGAGTTTCACATCGAGGATGCTCCCGCAGGAACGTACCGGCTCGAATCGTGGCACGAACGACTCGGAAGGCGCGAG is a window of Vicinamibacteria bacterium DNA encoding:
- a CDS encoding ATP-binding protein, with product MELRAKTLRGTVGRYAFLFEAALLLGSFAVVDFFLWRSVRSELQNAGERELRWLEEFVADHEPGGSDYLMEEMREHLGARTGFVLQIRKGEEPLFASAELARAVAPGFFETAGQIYWVARKEFRGFELTAGVPAESQWTARQNWRGLMVLCSFGGLVAAALLARALARQATEPLAAVADAAERVHDQSLSERILPPARPYAEVERVRASFNEMLARLEASMERLRQFTADASHELRTPLSVLKVEAQAALGSGRLEPEAASIMASQLEEIDRLSVMVEDLLTLARLDSGPIESSPVELADVVVETAEQFRTIAETRGIELSLDAIEPALLEGDRSQLRRMVSNLLDNAIKYTEPDGRVRMAVEQNDGFLRFSVTDTGRGIPHEDLPRIFERFYRADPSRSRRSGGAGLGLAIVARIVEYHGGRVTVQSELGRGSSFLVELPSKRNGQRRGRSRSPLLILAALVALPSCRDVFTSRPASSRPVGRIEGTVRLVGGDFPPPTRIENTTDPEVCGREHTLDDAVVSPENHGVRYAIVAMLDVPANAIPPFESSTLTIDNIDCRFSPHAGVVRAGSSIEARNSDPILHTTHLYGPAEVNISLPMEGAAGVRRLEKAGLYAVRCDVHGWMKAAIRVDPHPFHAVTDENGEFHIEDAPAGTYRLESWHERLGRREVVVEVREGETASVRFEYALSEE